From Solanum lycopersicum chromosome 8, SLM_r2.1, the proteins below share one genomic window:
- the LOC138337944 gene encoding uncharacterized protein, with protein sequence MAFHLRDFTEMYPTTFYGSKVDEDPQEFLDEVYKALYVIRVTLSEKAELASYQLKDVAQTWYVQWRDNRLLRGGLVTWVIFKAAFLDRFFPREMSEEKVMEFINLRQGGKSIHGYSLEFVKFCKYAPSLVSDPRDQMSHFVTGVPEDLQEE encoded by the coding sequence aTGGCTTTCCATCTACGGGACTTCACTGAGATGTACCCtactactttctatgggtctaaggttgatgaagacccccaagaattccttgatgaggtctacaaAGCACTTTATGTTATAAGGGTGACTTtaagtgagaaggccgagttggcctcatatcaactcaaggatgtggctcaaacttggtatgtgcaatggagggaCAATCGGTTGTTGAGGGGTGGTCTTGTGACTTGGGTTATCTTTAAGGCGGCTTTTCTAGATCGGTTtttccctagagagatgagTGAGGAGAAGGTGAtggagttcatcaatcttcgCCAAGGAGGGAAGAGTATTCATGGGTATTCTTTGGAATTTGTTAAGTTTtgcaaatatgctccttctttagTCTCCGATCCTAGAGACCAAATGAGCCATTTTGTGACGGGGGTGCCGGAGGACTTACAAGAGGAGTAA